Proteins from a genomic interval of Synechococcus sp. A15-28:
- the purT gene encoding formate-dependent phosphoribosylglycinamide formyltransferase: protein MTQFPKTVMLLGSGELGKEVAIAAQRLGCHVIACDRYANAPAMQVADEAEVLAMTDADTLLATVRRHRPDVVIPEIEALAVSALAELEQDGITVIPTARATAVTMNRDRIRDLAAGELALRTARFAYAASAEDLKAEAPALGWPVVVKPVMSSSGKGQSVVDGPDGLDQAWEAAMAGARGTSPRVIVEEYLRFDLEITLLTIRQHNGETLFCSPIGHEQEHGDYQCSWQPAELTAEQLQQAQAMARTVTQNLGGTGLFGVEFFLCGGEVIFSELSPRPHDTGLVTLISQNLSEFELHLRAVLGLPIPSITRADAAASRVVLAKETMDAVSYSGIDAALTEPDTQLLLFGKPTARPGRRMGVALAKGEHLAEARAKADRAAACVQVNQR, encoded by the coding sequence ATGACCCAATTTCCCAAGACGGTGATGCTGCTGGGCAGCGGTGAACTGGGAAAGGAGGTGGCCATCGCCGCCCAGCGCCTCGGATGCCATGTGATCGCCTGCGATCGCTATGCCAACGCACCAGCCATGCAGGTGGCCGATGAGGCGGAAGTTCTGGCGATGACGGACGCCGATACGTTGCTGGCAACGGTGCGTCGCCACCGCCCTGATGTGGTGATCCCCGAGATCGAAGCGCTGGCGGTTTCTGCGCTGGCGGAACTGGAACAGGACGGAATCACGGTGATTCCCACCGCCAGGGCCACGGCGGTCACCATGAACCGTGATCGGATCCGCGACCTTGCCGCCGGCGAACTGGCACTGCGGACTGCGCGCTTCGCTTACGCCGCCAGTGCTGAGGACTTGAAAGCCGAAGCTCCTGCCCTCGGATGGCCGGTGGTGGTGAAGCCGGTGATGAGCTCGTCCGGAAAAGGCCAGAGTGTTGTGGATGGACCGGATGGTCTGGATCAAGCCTGGGAAGCAGCAATGGCCGGTGCCAGGGGAACCTCCCCCCGGGTGATCGTGGAGGAATATCTCCGCTTTGACCTTGAAATCACCCTGCTGACCATCCGACAGCACAACGGGGAGACCCTGTTCTGCTCACCCATCGGCCATGAACAGGAACACGGTGATTACCAGTGCAGCTGGCAGCCGGCAGAGCTGACAGCCGAACAGTTGCAGCAGGCCCAGGCCATGGCTCGGACCGTGACCCAGAACCTGGGAGGGACCGGCCTGTTCGGTGTGGAATTCTTCCTCTGCGGTGGTGAGGTGATCTTTTCAGAACTCTCCCCAAGACCCCACGACACAGGTCTGGTGACCTTGATCAGCCAGAACCTGAGTGAATTCGAACTGCACCTTCGTGCCGTGCTGGGGTTGCCGATCCCATCCATCACGAGGGCCGATGCGGCGGCAAGCCGCGTCGTCCTGGCCAAGGAGACGATGGACGCGGTCAGCTATTCAGGGATCGATGCTGCTCTGACGGAACCCGACACCCAACTGCTGCTGTTCGGTAAGCCAACGGCTCGCCC